One segment of Streptomyces sp. YIM 121038 DNA contains the following:
- a CDS encoding tellurium resistance protein has translation MASRPVHFIWMLDCSGSMSVNGKIGQLNFAIREAIPEMQQAADSNPAASLLVRAISFASGASWHVGEPTPVNNFSWEDVHTYGGTDMGAAFKLAAGALQTPPMPQRALPPVLALASDGQPTDDWRAGLRAIDSTPWGKRAVRVAVAIGDDADKSMLKEFLANPELEPLQAKNPRQLAAAIRWMSTAVVKDASTPKVEDAKPATPLGPPLTKVEGEADIW, from the coding sequence ATGGCCAGCCGCCCCGTCCACTTCATCTGGATGCTCGACTGCTCGGGCTCCATGAGCGTCAACGGCAAGATCGGCCAGCTGAACTTCGCCATCCGCGAGGCCATCCCGGAGATGCAGCAGGCCGCCGACTCCAACCCCGCCGCGTCGCTGCTGGTGCGCGCCATCTCCTTCGCCAGCGGAGCCAGCTGGCACGTCGGCGAGCCGACCCCGGTGAACAACTTCTCCTGGGAGGACGTCCACACGTACGGCGGCACGGACATGGGCGCCGCCTTCAAGCTCGCCGCGGGCGCCCTGCAGACGCCGCCGATGCCGCAGCGCGCGCTGCCGCCGGTGCTCGCGCTCGCCTCGGACGGACAGCCCACCGACGACTGGCGGGCGGGCCTGCGCGCCATCGACAGCACGCCCTGGGGCAAGCGGGCCGTGCGCGTCGCCGTGGCCATCGGCGACGACGCGGACAAGAGCATGCTCAAGGAGTTCCTCGCCAACCCCGAGCTGGAGCCGCTGCAGGCCAAGAACCCGCGCCAGCTCGCCGCCGCCATCCGCTGGATGTCCACGGCGGTCGTCAAGGACGCCTCGACGCCCAAGGTCGAGGACGCCAAGCCCGCGACGCCCCTTGGCCCGCCGCTGACCAAGGTCGAGGGCGAAGCCGACATCTGGTGA
- a CDS encoding protein phosphatase 2C domain-containing protein, giving the protein MTAEQGTDRAGDVRWALLTGGVKGVGKKYSQDCWAAKATADGRAVVLTVADGHGSAAHFRSDLGARWAVEEFTACAEVFAHEAVRVGADAAGWPELRAEARLLPQAVGHRWHRRALFHDSNTPARGAAPAQRAAAHRRARGRGAPDLAAYGSTLLGAVLTEHTLLCWQLGDGDIVLVDDGGEPHTPLSSGPDLGDETDSLCEPEPWRKTRTHWQPITGGPPPAVLLSTDGLSKSFADHQGFLDFATGVRERAAEQGLAAVQGQLADWLARAAKYSGDDTTLVGAFGARRDTSDATGGHEPHE; this is encoded by the coding sequence GTGACCGCCGAGCAGGGGACAGACCGCGCCGGGGACGTCCGCTGGGCGCTGCTCACCGGCGGGGTCAAGGGCGTCGGCAAGAAGTACAGCCAGGACTGCTGGGCCGCCAAGGCCACCGCGGACGGCCGCGCCGTCGTCCTCACGGTCGCCGACGGCCACGGCTCCGCCGCGCACTTCCGCAGCGACCTGGGGGCCCGCTGGGCCGTGGAGGAGTTCACGGCGTGCGCGGAGGTCTTCGCGCACGAGGCGGTGCGGGTCGGCGCGGACGCAGCGGGCTGGCCGGAGCTGCGGGCCGAGGCCCGGCTCCTGCCGCAGGCCGTCGGGCACCGCTGGCACCGCCGGGCGCTCTTCCACGACAGCAACACGCCCGCGCGCGGCGCCGCCCCCGCCCAGCGCGCCGCCGCCCACCGGCGGGCGCGCGGCCGCGGCGCCCCGGACCTGGCCGCGTACGGCAGCACGCTGCTCGGCGCCGTCCTCACCGAACACACGCTGCTGTGCTGGCAGTTGGGCGACGGCGACATCGTCCTCGTGGACGACGGCGGCGAGCCGCACACCCCGCTGTCCAGCGGCCCGGACCTGGGTGACGAGACCGACTCGCTCTGCGAGCCGGAGCCCTGGCGCAAGACCCGTACGCACTGGCAGCCCATCACCGGAGGTCCGCCGCCCGCCGTGCTGCTCTCCACCGACGGCCTGTCGAAGAGCTTCGCCGACCACCAGGGCTTCCTCGACTTCGCCACCGGGGTGCGCGAGCGGGCCGCGGAACAGGGCCTGGCGGCGGTGCAGGGCCAGCTCGCGGACTGGCTGGCGCGGGCGGCGAAGTACTCGGGCGACGACACGACCCTCGTCGGGGCGTTCGGAGCCCGGCGCGACACGAGTGACGCCACAGGAGGACACGAACCGCATGAGTGA
- a CDS encoding protein kinase: MSNGMLARGKKLVAESGERVTVAELFGSGGQGEVYRVTTATGDRAVKWYYPQLADARQKHILEGLIEKGWDDDRFLWPQSIVMDPDGKEPGFGYLMDVRPARFQDLPALFRRDPSVKDATMRTLVTVALHTVEAYRALHSKGIAYRDINWGNIFFDPRTGDVLVCDNDNAVVEGALAGVAGTMDFMAPELVRGDKGAQPGTQTDLHSLAVLLFLLLMNDHPFNGALALRIHCMGESAKRKLYGSDPVFVYDPEDTRNRPVVGEQPTVIATWAALPRILRDLFVQTFTHGLRSPARRVRESQWRDALSQVLDAITQCRGCGKQNLTQPDGAPPDCWKCGKPLQLPPRLELVTATGTTLRTRRGIRLDPSARLYAHHLDGDPERHDFRAVVGEVTEHPQQRGRFGLTNRTRGTWTARKQDGTVLDVEPGRTVGLQQGLLLEFGGGAEAEVKD; the protein is encoded by the coding sequence ATGAGCAACGGCATGCTCGCCCGCGGGAAGAAGCTGGTGGCCGAGTCGGGGGAGCGCGTCACGGTCGCGGAGCTGTTCGGCTCCGGCGGCCAGGGCGAGGTGTACCGCGTCACGACGGCCACCGGTGACCGCGCCGTGAAGTGGTACTACCCGCAGCTCGCCGACGCCCGCCAGAAGCACATCCTGGAGGGCCTCATCGAGAAGGGGTGGGACGACGACCGCTTCCTGTGGCCGCAGTCCATCGTGATGGACCCCGACGGCAAGGAGCCCGGCTTCGGCTACCTCATGGACGTGCGCCCGGCGCGGTTCCAGGACCTGCCCGCCCTGTTCCGCCGCGACCCGTCCGTCAAGGACGCCACGATGCGCACCCTGGTGACGGTCGCCCTGCACACCGTCGAGGCCTACCGCGCGCTGCACTCCAAGGGCATCGCCTACCGGGACATCAACTGGGGCAACATCTTCTTCGACCCGCGCACCGGCGACGTCCTGGTGTGCGACAACGACAACGCGGTCGTGGAGGGCGCCCTCGCCGGGGTCGCGGGCACCATGGACTTCATGGCGCCGGAGCTGGTGCGCGGCGACAAGGGCGCCCAGCCCGGCACCCAGACCGACCTGCACTCGCTCGCGGTGCTCCTGTTCCTGCTCCTGATGAACGACCACCCGTTCAACGGCGCCCTCGCCCTGCGCATCCACTGCATGGGCGAGTCCGCCAAGCGCAAGCTGTACGGCTCCGACCCGGTGTTCGTGTACGACCCCGAGGACACCCGCAACCGCCCGGTGGTGGGGGAGCAGCCGACCGTCATCGCCACCTGGGCGGCCCTGCCGAGGATCCTGCGGGACCTGTTCGTCCAGACGTTCACGCACGGGCTGCGCAGCCCGGCGCGGCGGGTGCGCGAGTCCCAGTGGCGGGACGCGCTCAGCCAGGTCCTGGACGCGATCACGCAGTGCCGGGGCTGCGGCAAGCAGAACCTCACCCAGCCCGACGGGGCGCCGCCCGACTGCTGGAAGTGCGGCAAGCCGCTCCAGCTGCCGCCCCGTCTGGAGCTGGTCACCGCCACCGGCACCACGCTGCGCACCCGGCGCGGCATCCGCCTCGACCCGAGCGCCCGCCTCTACGCCCACCACCTGGACGGCGACCCGGAGCGCCACGACTTCCGGGCCGTGGTCGGCGAGGTCACCGAACACCCGCAGCAGCGCGGCCGGTTCGGCCTCACCAACCGCACCCGCGGCACGTGGACGGCCCGCAAACAGGACGGCACGGTCCTGGACGTGGAGCCGGGCCGCACGGTCGGCCTCCAGCAGGGGCTGCTCCTGGAGTTCGGCGGCGGCGCGGAGGCCGAGGTCAAGGACTAG
- a CDS encoding Hsp70 family protein: protein MTAAGGTGVTAQDADGRVSLGVDFGATGVRALFAVAGQPVRRLDLPADEWPWLVCAPAAAGVLPVVFPSVKSLLGSGSPVPWRDGTEDADAVAARMLRALRERVEARAGAVTQTVISVPAAFQSRQRQALRDAAAAAGLVPVRLISDSLAAVMGHTTDRDSGTFLVYGMGYDGFELGLVRGVRGHYRALGYDGAATSGGRAFDEAALASAVRLLRAHRGPASVSGGGARRWLGHRERAQEAREELGDAEGSAADSAALTLDLGTGPPLRMRITRPHLDAFLEPHVRRTVRRAHDLLGEAALTRPDVDTLLLVGGATRLAQVRSGVADLGRSTAHGPRELLALGALKHAVRLAGGGASASGAAALEEGPLDPPDPGRDTLADAPSLTATLLAPDDAPGPARRDVAQARELAGQGRRREAVALLRDIVAEARELLEGLTGASAAPEPDDSDRPPPQPSGPPEDPAPQTAPEEADPLSHAARRQLARARALLDLGRYEHAVQASHLAWQEATAHPARADVLDAMIDVHCAAAMADVAPDHFPDAERWLRCAYGHDPTNERVRALLARRTYRHARELHRRGARDEAIEALGKCLTWDPEHPDAEALLARLSRDGRNRRGRGDVLD from the coding sequence ATGACGGCAGCGGGGGGTACGGGGGTGACGGCGCAGGACGCCGACGGCCGGGTCAGCCTCGGTGTGGACTTCGGCGCGACGGGGGTGCGGGCGCTCTTCGCGGTGGCCGGGCAGCCGGTGCGCCGCCTCGACCTGCCCGCCGACGAGTGGCCCTGGCTGGTGTGCGCGCCGGCCGCCGCGGGCGTCCTGCCGGTGGTGTTCCCGAGCGTGAAGTCCCTGCTCGGCAGCGGGAGTCCGGTGCCGTGGCGGGACGGTACGGAGGACGCCGACGCGGTCGCGGCGCGGATGCTGCGGGCGCTGCGCGAGCGCGTCGAGGCCCGCGCGGGGGCCGTGACGCAGACGGTGATCAGCGTGCCCGCCGCCTTCCAGTCGCGGCAGCGCCAGGCCCTGCGCGACGCGGCGGCCGCGGCCGGGCTCGTGCCGGTGCGCCTCATCAGCGACTCGCTGGCCGCCGTCATGGGGCACACCACGGACCGCGACAGCGGCACCTTCCTGGTGTACGGCATGGGCTACGACGGCTTCGAACTGGGCCTGGTGCGCGGGGTGCGCGGCCATTACCGCGCGCTCGGCTACGACGGCGCGGCCACCTCCGGCGGCCGGGCCTTCGACGAGGCCGCGCTCGCCTCCGCGGTGCGGCTGCTGCGGGCCCACCGGGGCCCCGCCTCCGTGTCCGGCGGCGGCGCGCGGCGGTGGCTCGGCCACCGGGAGCGGGCCCAGGAGGCGCGCGAGGAGCTGGGCGACGCCGAGGGGTCGGCCGCGGACTCCGCCGCGCTCACCCTCGACCTCGGCACCGGGCCGCCGCTGCGCATGCGGATCACCCGGCCGCACCTCGACGCCTTCCTGGAGCCGCATGTGCGCCGGACCGTGCGGCGCGCCCACGACCTGCTCGGCGAGGCGGCCCTGACCCGCCCGGACGTGGACACGCTGCTGCTCGTCGGGGGCGCGACACGGCTCGCGCAGGTGCGCTCGGGCGTGGCGGACCTGGGGCGGAGCACCGCGCACGGGCCCCGGGAACTGCTCGCGCTCGGCGCCCTCAAGCACGCGGTGCGGCTCGCGGGCGGGGGCGCGTCCGCGTCCGGCGCCGCGGCCCTGGAGGAGGGTCCGCTCGACCCCCCGGACCCGGGGCGCGACACCCTCGCCGATGCGCCCTCGCTCACCGCGACGCTGCTCGCCCCGGACGACGCCCCGGGCCCGGCGCGCCGCGACGTCGCGCAGGCCCGCGAACTGGCCGGGCAGGGCCGCAGAAGGGAGGCGGTGGCGCTGCTCAGGGACATCGTGGCGGAGGCGCGGGAGCTCCTCGAAGGCCTGACGGGAGCGTCGGCGGCACCGGAGCCGGACGACTCCGACCGGCCGCCCCCGCAGCCCTCCGGGCCACCGGAGGACCCGGCCCCGCAGACGGCACCCGAGGAAGCCGACCCCCTCAGCCACGCCGCCCGGCGGCAGCTGGCCCGGGCCCGGGCCCTGCTCGACCTCGGCCGGTACGAGCACGCCGTGCAGGCCTCGCACCTGGCCTGGCAGGAGGCCACCGCGCACCCGGCGCGCGCCGACGTGCTCGACGCCATGATCGACGTGCACTGCGCGGCCGCCATGGCCGACGTGGCGCCCGACCACTTCCCCGACGCCGAGCGCTGGCTGCGCTGCGCGTACGGCCACGACCCGACGAACGAGCGGGTACGGGCCCTGCTCGCCCGCCGCACCTACCGGCACGCCCGGGAGCTGCACCGGCGCGGCGCACGCGATGAGGCGATTGAGGCCCTTGGCAAGTGCCTCACGTGGGACCCTGAACACCCCGACGCCGAGGCTCTGTTGGCCCGGTTGAGCCGCGACGGCAGGAACCGGCGCGGCAGGGGTGACGTCCTCGACTGA
- a CDS encoding Hsp70 family protein produces the protein MKAIGIDLGTTNSAVAAHDPHRDDIAVLTNSKGDRLTPSVVGLARRDGKDQTLVGEDALRWAVRQPRETVVSVKRLMGRDFADRSVAQARERLSYEIVSGPDDDPRAHVLLGGRSRTPSEISSVILDKLVRDAARTLGEQVTHAVITVPAYFRDAQRAATREAAERAGLVVKKIIDEPTAAAVAFGLHKPGGARSRVLVYDLGGGTFDISVLNTVKDAEGNSQFQVLRSAGDIWLGGDDFDLAIVERIIAWMRDERGVDPSRDKEFLFQAKKAAEAAKRELNELSETYIVIPAAYHGPEGIVDVEMALTREEFQRMIAPLVTRTMDLVKETLTGYELTPDDISDVLLVGGGTLTRPVYEAVEAYFGGDKVRRNINPMECVAYGAGVLAETLNGVECPAPQCLKANEYTAEACADCGQSLVNARPVGSTGLFESTPMAMGIAAVKGARRDVFVPIIPAGSPFPLPEPRTRTFHATDSRLIRVPVYEGDSHVASENDEQGVVEFELPQEIEINRHVDVSFNYSADRIITVRVSVRGTDMALEATPRRDKPRTPPPETEREVDSAVLREELGLAEREAQHFLKRYGPYIEHTQELKVRRDITQAQRAVEMGDSGEYQRLTELLLDDMYHQCGLASQFRQAELASDGAPLETVKAISEAVEQVKSAHRNGNRIQTAEQAKNLRSMIAVAYSERAVPSLPSKRDYDGILQVPDDMAGG, from the coding sequence ATGAAGGCCATCGGGATCGACCTCGGCACGACGAACAGCGCCGTCGCCGCCCACGACCCGCACCGCGACGACATCGCGGTCCTCACCAACAGCAAGGGCGACCGGCTCACGCCGTCGGTGGTCGGCCTCGCGCGGCGCGACGGCAAGGACCAGACCCTCGTCGGCGAGGACGCCCTCAGATGGGCGGTGCGCCAGCCGCGGGAGACCGTCGTGTCCGTGAAGCGCCTGATGGGCCGCGACTTCGCGGACCGCTCGGTGGCACAGGCCCGCGAGCGCCTCTCGTACGAGATCGTGTCGGGGCCCGACGACGACCCGCGCGCCCACGTGCTGCTCGGCGGCCGCAGCCGCACCCCCTCCGAGATCTCCAGCGTGATCCTCGACAAGCTGGTGCGGGACGCGGCCCGCACCCTCGGCGAGCAGGTGACGCACGCGGTGATCACCGTGCCCGCGTACTTCCGCGACGCGCAGCGCGCCGCGACCCGGGAGGCGGCCGAGCGCGCGGGCCTGGTGGTGAAGAAGATCATCGACGAGCCGACCGCGGCGGCGGTCGCGTTCGGCCTGCACAAGCCGGGCGGGGCGCGCAGCCGGGTGCTCGTCTACGACCTGGGCGGCGGCACGTTCGACATCTCCGTCCTGAACACCGTCAAGGACGCCGAGGGCAACAGCCAGTTCCAGGTGCTGCGCTCCGCCGGGGACATCTGGCTCGGCGGCGACGACTTCGACCTGGCGATCGTGGAGCGGATCATCGCCTGGATGCGGGACGAGCGGGGCGTCGACCCGTCCCGCGACAAGGAGTTCCTGTTCCAGGCGAAGAAGGCCGCCGAGGCCGCCAAGCGGGAGCTGAACGAGCTGAGCGAGACGTACATCGTGATCCCGGCGGCGTACCACGGCCCGGAGGGCATCGTCGACGTCGAAATGGCGCTCACCCGCGAGGAGTTCCAGCGGATGATCGCGCCCCTGGTGACCCGCACCATGGACCTCGTCAAGGAGACCCTGACGGGCTACGAGCTGACGCCCGACGACATCTCGGACGTGCTCCTCGTCGGCGGCGGCACCCTGACCCGCCCGGTGTACGAGGCGGTCGAGGCGTACTTCGGCGGCGACAAGGTGCGCCGGAACATCAACCCCATGGAGTGCGTGGCCTACGGCGCGGGCGTGCTCGCCGAGACCCTCAACGGCGTGGAGTGTCCGGCGCCGCAGTGCCTGAAGGCCAACGAGTACACCGCCGAGGCGTGCGCGGACTGCGGCCAGAGCCTGGTCAACGCGCGGCCGGTGGGCTCCACCGGGCTGTTCGAGTCGACGCCCATGGCGATGGGCATCGCCGCGGTCAAGGGCGCGCGCCGCGACGTGTTCGTGCCGATCATCCCGGCGGGCTCGCCCTTCCCGCTGCCGGAGCCGCGCACGCGCACGTTCCACGCGACGGACAGCCGGCTGATCCGCGTGCCGGTGTACGAGGGCGACAGCCACGTGGCGAGCGAGAACGACGAGCAGGGCGTCGTCGAGTTCGAGCTGCCGCAGGAGATCGAGATCAACCGCCATGTGGACGTGTCGTTCAACTACTCGGCGGACCGCATCATCACGGTCCGTGTCAGCGTGCGCGGCACCGACATGGCCCTGGAGGCGACGCCGCGGCGCGACAAGCCGCGCACGCCGCCGCCCGAGACCGAGCGGGAGGTCGACAGCGCGGTGCTCCGCGAGGAGCTGGGCCTCGCCGAGCGGGAGGCCCAGCACTTCCTGAAGCGGTACGGGCCCTACATCGAGCACACCCAGGAGCTGAAGGTGCGCCGGGACATCACGCAGGCGCAGCGGGCCGTGGAGATGGGCGACAGCGGCGAGTACCAGCGCCTCACCGAGCTGCTGCTCGACGACATGTACCACCAGTGCGGGCTCGCCAGCCAGTTCCGCCAGGCCGAGCTGGCCTCGGACGGCGCGCCCCTGGAGACCGTCAAGGCGATCAGCGAGGCCGTGGAGCAGGTCAAGTCGGCCCACCGCAACGGCAACCGCATCCAGACCGCCGAGCAGGCCAAGAACCTGCGCAGCATGATCGCGGTGGCCTACTCCGAGCGCGCCGTGCCGTCGCTGCCGAGCAAGCGGGACTACGACGGCATCCTCCAAGTCCCGGACGACATGGCGGGCGGATGA
- the grpE gene encoding nucleotide exchange factor GrpE, whose amino-acid sequence MTEQESTAAAARVAYEGARALAERDAAHRAHTERLLLACADALDACDRLLAAGPRQDPAAYRRTVRLIAGQLEAAATGAGLEPLGAVGERADPATHHVVGVRPAPAGAVDDEVLEVARRGYRYRGHVLRAARVVVAAGDAAEERTQAAQEGTAQG is encoded by the coding sequence GTGACCGAGCAGGAGTCCACCGCGGCGGCCGCGCGCGTCGCGTACGAGGGGGCGCGGGCGCTGGCCGAGCGCGACGCCGCGCACCGCGCGCACACCGAGCGGCTGCTCCTGGCGTGCGCCGACGCCCTGGACGCGTGCGACCGGCTGCTCGCCGCCGGGCCGCGGCAGGACCCGGCGGCGTACCGGCGCACGGTGCGGCTCATCGCGGGGCAGCTGGAGGCGGCCGCGACCGGCGCGGGCCTGGAGCCGCTCGGCGCGGTCGGCGAGCGCGCGGACCCGGCCACGCACCACGTCGTGGGCGTGCGCCCGGCGCCCGCGGGCGCGGTCGACGACGAGGTCCTTGAGGTGGCGCGGCGCGGGTATCGATACCGGGGGCACGTGCTGCGCGCCGCCCGGGTCGTGGTCGCCGCGGGCGACGCCGCGGAGGAACGGACCCAGGCAGCACAGGAAGGGACAGCACAGGGATGA